In Anoplopoma fimbria isolate UVic2021 breed Golden Eagle Sablefish chromosome 15, Afim_UVic_2022, whole genome shotgun sequence, the genomic window CACATCAGAATTCCCCTACATTTGGATGTTGATGTTGGAGCACGTCCATCAGAGACATGAGGTTGTTGTGTTGGTACGGCATTATGATCTCATCGATGTCGTTCAACAGGACGTAGCGTGAGCGGTCCATGGATCTGTAAATGCACTCATTGAGCGTGGTCAACTGGCCGAAGTAGTGCACGTCCCCCCCGCTCTGTGAGAAGAGCCAGCCACGAGATGGATTCAGGTGCTGGTCTATGGGCCAGGGAACCATCTCCACGAAGCCCTCCTGGCTGTAGCTCTGCAGCAGGCGGTCGAGGTCTGGGCCGCAGCTGGTGTTATAGATCACCACCCTGTCCACACCCAGTAGTCTGTAGCAAAATGAGGAAAATGGGGTAAATGATTGGTttacccaaattacaaaaaaaacacctcccaGAGCTACTACGCTAACATGGCTATCAAACAAAAGAGCAAGATCTGTTTCTACAAATACTGTTGAAGATTGAAGAAGggtcaattttttttcattttgcagagGCTTTGTACAAAGGGGCTTACAAGAAAGTGCATTTAAACCACGTAGCCACAATGTCATTGAATATTGGTCTGTATGccttttaaacagaaaatgtaaagcaCGTTCAGTAGTACAAGTACTTAGAgatattttttctgtcttttttgtgtgACTATTTTATCCTGCCATTGCCTGCAGAATCCTCACTCACTACCCTTAACCGTCCCCTGCCCATTAGGGGCCACAAGTGATAACGCAGTTGAGTGCATCACCGGCCCCCGGCCACTACCCTGCGtccagagacacagtgagggTCTCTTGCATTGGACAGTTTGCATACTTTTTATTCTTGGACtctgtgtttggctaacagctagcgGATCTAGCAgtacacactgctgagtacatcacTGCAACTTAGCTGCCACTACACAAGATTTAGTAATGTGTCTTGTAAGAAAACTTTGAGCTGATTGCCTACATTCATTTGCgcatgtttttgagtttgaatgaagtgtgatTTATGCCATACAGGTCATTACTGTCTAAATGGGGATTTGTGAATTTTGGGTTGTATTCATGAAAATCTCACAATACAGCAGTAATCGTTGCAGAAAGACCTGGCTGACATCTGGACTCTACTGAGTGCCCTTTTTCTAGTTGTTATGTGTACATCCTCTGTGCTGATCTGTGCTCCAGGGTGTGTATGTAAACTACTGCCCATTGTAGTCAAATtatatttctctttgtttccattGGCCTTCTTCTACAACATAACGTCTGTTATCATATTTATAGTGCAAGCACATTTACAGCAAATGTATGCACCATGGTGACACTGCAAGGGTTTGTGGTGTTGTAGCTGCTGACCTGTACATCTCCAGAGTCTGTGCAAACTGAAGCACATTGTTGTAGTCTCCAAACAGGTTGGAGATGCAAACTGTGAAGTTAAACTGCAACTTTTCCTCCTTCTTCCCTTTGGTTTTCTGGTTTCTTATAGGAAGCCAGGTCTGGTTAAATACACTAACTCTTCCTGGCTGAGTCAGGAGACTGACATGTGTAGTGTTGCAGTTCTGAGGAATCTGACACATGACGTCTGTAGTGACGTAGGGGAAGCCAAAGTTGTCTGAGTGTTGTAAAATTGTTCCTGGAGTTGTGCTTGATAAATGGCCTGCACAGCAGAAAACACAGTGGAGTGGTTGGATGGAGTCTCTCTTAAATATGCCGATGATGCGTAGATCCAAGCCCTCCACTCTCTGGTCCATGTAGGCCGACACCAGTAAGTGCTTGGTGTTGTTGAGGGGGGTGATGGTCCGCCCAGAGATCTGCAAGGGGCAAGTGTTCAGAGCCCCACGTGGCTCTGGGACGGCCCTGTACGTCCTGGGTGTTCTCACAGCGATacagaggatgaagatgagggtaacaatgaagaggaagaaaaacttCACTCTGATTTCTTTGGGCTTGGCCATCCAGCCACGGACGACACAGATTCCCAACCTGAGGAAGAATTGGAAATCACAGTTCAGATGACACATTTGAGGAGTAAAGCAAACAAAAGCTTGGTTGTCGTAACTTAAACATCATCAAAAACTTTGAATGTGGTCAGTGCATAGAGGTCTACAACTCCTAAATCACCCCTTATCAACCTTTTTTAAACTCCTATTTGTTGGAGCTATTTCACCAGCACCTGTTTTCTTGATCCCAATTTCTCTATTTGGTCTCATGTTCTTCCTTCATGTTGAGACTGATATTCAGTTATACACTGGTGTCACAGTTTATTAGTCACTTGTGCAATGTAAGGCAATCCAATAAAACAGCCCTACAATGAATCCTTTCCTtgtgaacatgtgtttttttttgttaccagAGTTGTTGATTAAAGTGCTTGGCTTTTTTATATTCTAGTCTTCTTTCTTCATTCATTCTGGTATTAAGAATGATCTATTgatcgatagatagatagagaacTTAAAATGTAGGCACCTGCAACTCAAACGGACGctccatgcaaggtgccacaaGGACAGGAGGTGAACACAGGACAGTCTTAACATTTCCAAAAGCTTGCTGACATGAATCTGACCAGATGTATTTTTGCTCTAGCTTTCAACAGATCTGTCAGCGGAGCCACTACAGTTGAAAAGTTCCTACAAAAACGCCGATAGTAACCCACCAAACCCAAGAAGCGCATTAGATCTTTCTTGGTGGTGGGCACTGGGTACTGCTGAATTGCAGTCACCTTTGCCTGTACCAGCCGCACCTGCCCTTGGCCCACTATCTTCCTGAGATGCGAACTCACACTTCGCCAAGTTGATCGTCAGGTTTGCGTCACGCAGCCGATCAAACAGCTTCCTGATTCGGTAGACATGTTCATCCCAGGTATTGCTGTAGATCACTACGTCATCAAGGTACACAGCACAGCCGTCCAGTCCAGACACAACCATATTCATCAGTCGCTGAAAGGTCGCCGGTGCTTTCCGCAACCCAAAACTCATTACTGAATAGGAGAACAAACCAAAAGGGGTTATAAAGGCAGACACTTCCCTAGCACGTTGAGACAGTGGCACTTGCAAGTATCCTTTGAGTAAATCAAATTTACTGACAAAGTGAGCCGAGCCCACCTGATCCACACAATCCTCCATACGCGGCAGTGGATACGCGTCTGGTTTAGTTACCCCATTTACCTTACGGTAGTCTGTACAAAACCGAGGACTTTTACCTGCTTTATCCACAAGCAAACAGGGAGATGCCCAGCTGGAAGACGAAGGTTCAGCAATATTATTGTCAAGCATatagtttatttctttttccattACTCTGCGTTTCTGTTCGGACACCCTGTAAAAACACTGGCGGATTGGCTGCGCATCACCCACATCAATGTCATGCTCTATTAAATGTGTAAGAGTTGGAACGtcactaaacaaacacagatagtTGTGAATAAGAACCGACAACTCTGTGAAATGTTCCTTAGCCAAGTGCCCAAACAAAACTTCTAAGTTACCCAGCGTTTCAGAGTTCTTTAAGCGGCCCTGCAATCGACTCATCAGGTGAAACCACCCCATCATCCTCATGTACCGTCAAATCAAGCAGCAACTGTCTTCCCACAGTATCTGCCATTAGCACAGGTTTAACCGCCTGCTGGAGCACACTCTCCcggggagtggccggagtgaaccgagagagagtgacaggcaggtgaacagagtgagccaattaggtgagtgagacagagtgacagggagtatggaagacaaactgttacgatattgtacttttctctctgcatttatttaaactgtgagagatttatatttgtttttgcttgGTGTTGTTGAGGGGGGTGATGGTCCGCCCAGAGATCCACAAGGGGCAAGTGTTCAGAGCCCCACGTGGCTCTGGGACGGCCCTGTACGTCCTGGTTGTTCTCACAGCGATAGAGAGGATGACGATCAGGGTAGCAATAAAGAGGAGTTCAATAAGAGTTCAGAAGACACATTTGAGGAACAGAGCAAACAATTCAATTCTTTCAGTAAACCCCAGTAGCTTAGATTTCATTAAATAATAGGCTCTACTTAAGCAACAgtagaaatactatactaataaaaataatactccATTACAATTAATAATGTGTAAGCATTTGATTCgaatggtgctttttttttagttggagCTACATCTACATTGTTGTTTAACCTAACAATGCTTCAGATGTTAAACAGTgttcacattttttgtaaatacaaTCTTAATCACTGACAATTCATAGTCTTGCAATAggagttaaaataactacgaCAACTGCAACAAAATTGTCCATATATCATCATATAGCGCTCCAAATAAGAGCCATTTTAAACTGCAGCATCTCCTGGAGCTGACACTGAAAAGCACCCAAGAGTGAACGTTTTAGAATCACCTCTATTCATCACATCTGGTGTtactaaatatattatttattgtttactaATCCCATAAAGAGATCAAAATCAGCAATGCAATAGTCCATCTCTAAGTACTTCCCTATTTGTCTGTGGTTCTCAGCCCAAAACCAATTAATTCCTAATGAAGACgtaaatctttttaaaatgtgtcattcatttatgttttcatttaaaaagttaaataggTGGATTCCAAAAGACTCAAACAGGCGGGCCATGAATGTGAAGGAGCATGCTGAGGCAAATACTTGTGCAAGTGAAGATGTCAcggccatggccatgtctctggttattccttgtgtttcatgtgttttcccttgcccttgtgtctcctgtgctcccttgtttgtttatctctgtgtgtgtgtgtctgtgaggtgggcgtgtcactcctctcactctccccagctccctgattactgccaagcatactcacctgctccaagccacacacctgccttcaatctactcatcaactctgcagtatatcaaccccggtcatccactcactcaccgccagatcgttgcatttatgtcagaccttccagcaatttcccgtggactgatttcccgttgcaggaaaaatatataataatatattaaatataacttttttcgacttttttatatcctgcctgtctgtctgctgtgttctcagctttgaataaagctccagaactttatctgtctcctggtcgttctgcatTTGTCTTGTTAAACCTGCAATGATGCAACAGATTGTTTATACCATATAAagcagacctgggcattgtacggcccgcgggccaaaTACTGCCCGcgggatgattctgaccggcccgcgaaagattacatgataattagaaaataaaacatattttctaattatcttatgggtggactaaaaccgcattgcttttattttgaagcccatttattctcacagtgcacgcaatcgtgcacgtcaactgtgcacgtgaaatgcgtgtgattgacaacctgtcttccttccgtgtcacccctgaaaaatgcgaaaatgtcggctcatgccaaaaagaggaaagtggatgccgaaagcagaactttcaaacaaattaatgttttctttactgaagtccagggtaaacctgtgtgtttggtttgtggggagcatgtcgccgtgtttaaagaggacagtcTGAAACGGCATTACGAGACGAAACATGCcgagaaatacaaacactgaCTGATGCCGAACGAGCGCGGACATCAACGGATTTACTAGCAAAGCtatataacaagtgaaatgggacacttgatccttttctttttttctgcacagtaaaaaaaaagaactgaaaaacactaaaatgtggaaatataacaagtgaaatgagacacttgattttttttttttttttttttgcacagttctgaaaacattaaatgtttaatataggcatgtaaagtcaataaggctacaaaactgggacacttttctttacacagttacacagttcagtgacatgtcttgtttattttggctacaaagatgatgtgatgtctttagaaagctaagaaaatccttgtttcaatagtatatgaaactcaaaatgccctttgttattaatgtgactgaaaatgagtcaaatgtttcacattttgtttatcattttggaaattctatttgaataaatgatatttttgaaagctaacctcaccttttaattgccaaataataacatacactcttaccagcggtcaaaacaatgccatttactgctttttatatagaaataaaatgtatattatgcataattgagtttcggcattttggcccggccctccaaaatattttcagttgctcatttggccccctgggaaaaataattgcccacccctgttCTAGACATTTGGATATTGGCTAAACACTCAGAAGAAACAAAACCTAAACTGAGAACGAACTGGTATTGCACGAGTAACCAAAATAGGCAGAAATACTTACAAGGGACACAAGCAACCAAAGCAGAAGAACCTGTTCCAGCAAGCAGGTTTAGAGTTCATTTACCCTGAGATGAAGGAAACTCAGTGTTTTCAgctccagagagagaggaaacggAAACTGTGGGTCtgtcaccatggtaactgaCTTTGTGAACCTAACCTGCTAGCTCAGATTGTTTACCACAAGCCCTGAGTTTCAccctcactccctcactccctctctcctccctcacagccaaacacactgtTTTATATCCTCATCCATTCGTTCCGCATCAAAGCGCGTCTGGAAGAGCATAAATTAGCGGAGGATTACTGTATGTCTAAATCTATTTCCTGGTTGTTTggtttgaacttttttttgctttcacatTCAAATATTACACAGAACAGCGCCACCATCAACTCAGAATAAAACCTCTGCAGTACTTCCTTTTTGCAATTAGaagtttaattttaataataacactGGACACACGGTTGGTGAAGTTGGTTGACCAAAGTTCCTCTAATATTGGAGATTATAGGTCAATATTTCTGAGAGGGTGTAGGTTTTTAAATAGGCTGTGTATAGTGAAGGTGTATTTCAGTGACTGTTTAACTTTACCACGTGTCTACTGTATACGACTATGTTGAAGTAGCTGAAATATAGCCACTGAATACTGTTTAGCCAATATCCAAATGTCTTGAAATTTAAAATACCCAATATTCCCCAGGTGATGCGCCCTGCCACACTTTTTGAGAACTACTGCTGTACTAACTGTTTTAATTCACTCTCAATGTTCCCATACTGTCAATTTTCGCTGCTTATTTCAGCAAAAGTGCTCTAAAAACCAACACAAATCACAGAACAGACAGAGCTAAATATCGTGATTGCCCTCAGGAGTGGGTCGggaccaaaaacggagctaaaagaggGTGAATATTGGACTAACTAACAAACTATTTTATCAGGTGGCTTAAAGGTTAGAATATTTCAGTAATGCCTTTATATGGCATAAATAATCTGTTGCATCATTGCAGGTTTAACAAGACAAATGTACAATTTTGTTTCAGCCAAATGTATGACACCTGTTACTTTCTGTAAGTTGGGTCCCAAAACAAATAGAACATATTAATTGAATAACGT contains:
- the LOC129102982 gene encoding uncharacterized protein LOC129102982 isoform X2, which translates into the protein MAKPKEIRVKFFFLFIVTLIFILCIAVRTPRTYRAVPEPRGALNTCPLQISGRTITPLNNTKHLLVSAYMDQRVEGLDLRIIGIFKRDSIQPLHCVFCCAGHLSSTTPGTILQHSDNFGFPYVTTDVMCQIPQNCNTTHVSLLTQPGRVSVFNQTWLPIRNQKTKGKKEEKLQFNFTVCISNLFGDYNNVLQFAQTLEMYRLLGVDRVVIYNTSCGPDLDRLLQSYSQEGFVEMVPWPIDQHLNPSRGWLFSQSGGDVHYFGQLTTLNECIYRSMDRSRYVLLNDIDEIIMPYQHNNLMSLMDVLQHQHPNTGVFLIENHIFPKKPFDESKWGPLPQWKGVPGFNILDCIYKEEPDRNVYHPHKMILQPRMVQQTSVHEVLKMFGKMFKVPPDVCRIIHSPIRTPTQQPLEQLHVDKRLWDFTERLLPSVDKVLRRAGLLTSERQS
- the LOC129102982 gene encoding uncharacterized protein LOC129102982 isoform X1 — protein: MNSKPACWNRFFCFGCLCPLLGICVVRGWMAKPKEIRVKFFFLFIVTLIFILCIAVRTPRTYRAVPEPRGALNTCPLQISGRTITPLNNTKHLLVSAYMDQRVEGLDLRIIGIFKRDSIQPLHCVFCCAGHLSSTTPGTILQHSDNFGFPYVTTDVMCQIPQNCNTTHVSLLTQPGRVSVFNQTWLPIRNQKTKGKKEEKLQFNFTVCISNLFGDYNNVLQFAQTLEMYRLLGVDRVVIYNTSCGPDLDRLLQSYSQEGFVEMVPWPIDQHLNPSRGWLFSQSGGDVHYFGQLTTLNECIYRSMDRSRYVLLNDIDEIIMPYQHNNLMSLMDVLQHQHPNTGVFLIENHIFPKKPFDESKWGPLPQWKGVPGFNILDCIYKEEPDRNVYHPHKMILQPRMVQQTSVHEVLKMFGKMFKVPPDVCRIIHSPIRTPTQQPLEQLHVDKRLWDFTERLLPSVDKVLRRAGLLTSERQS